In Longimicrobium sp., one genomic interval encodes:
- a CDS encoding TonB family protein, whose protein sequence is MGWIPGRGILLLAAALACAAPAAAQQDTAAHAPSHPRRNPRDPYRACPGQDSAMALIANRPPVRRRPQGMSPVTRVTREVVAVRGGVPVPAAASAHRPRGTRQDLQLQLQVDAGGRVTDVRVVQSSGELEVDQSFMDAARAQRFDPARESSFPVPGCAIQTINTSG, encoded by the coding sequence ATGGGCTGGATTCCCGGACGTGGCATCCTGCTGCTGGCCGCCGCGCTCGCCTGCGCCGCGCCCGCGGCCGCGCAGCAGGACACGGCCGCGCACGCGCCATCGCACCCGCGCAGGAACCCGCGCGACCCGTACCGCGCCTGCCCCGGGCAGGACTCGGCCATGGCGCTCATCGCCAATCGCCCGCCGGTCCGCCGCCGGCCGCAGGGGATGAGCCCGGTGACGCGCGTCACGCGCGAGGTGGTGGCGGTCCGCGGCGGGGTGCCAGTTCCGGCCGCGGCCTCGGCGCACCGCCCTCGCGGCACGCGGCAGGACCTGCAGCTGCAGCTCCAGGTGGACGCCGGCGGCCGGGTGACGGACGTGCGGGTGGTGCAGAGCAGCGGCGAGCTCGAGGTGGACCAGAGCTTCATGGACGCGGCCCGCGCGCAGCGCTTCGACCCCGCCAGGGAGAGCTCCTTCCCCGTTCCCGGCTGCGCGATCCAGACGATCAACACCAGCGGCTGA